The Mycolicibacterium parafortuitum nucleotide sequence CGTGTTGCCCGAACCGTCGAATCCGTAGTTGTAGCGGGTGTTCTGCTTGCAGAACTCACCGAGCTGCGCGTCGGTGCTGACGTACGGCACGCAGCCCGCGCCGTCGCAGACGTTCGGGATCGCCGACGCAGTGCCCGCGCCGACCATCGGCGCGGCAACGAGACCACCGGCGATCGCCGCCGCTGCCATCAACTTCATGCGCCCACCCTAAATCCCGCGGCCGCGCCACGGGTGCGCTTGCCCGCATTGCCACCGCACCCCGGCGCGCAGCGTAGATTCATCACCCATGAAGTCGCTGGTGAAGGTGCTGCTTTCGAGCGCGATCCCGGTGGCGGCGCTGCTCGCCGCGCCGTCCGCGCACGCCGACACGGTCGCGTATCTGGTCAACGTCCACGTCCGGCCCGGCTACAACTTCCCGAACGCCGAGGCCGCGATCGGCTACGGAAACACCGTCTGCGAGCGGGTGGCGGCGCAGATGAGCTATGCCGAACTGGTCGACCAGGTGAAGGCCGACTTCCACACCACCGACTACTACCAGGCGGGATACCTGATCAATCAGGCCGTCAACGAGCTCTGCCCCGCGCAGATCTGGCAGCTGCGGCAGTCGGCCGCCGGCTATACGGGGGCCTGACCGGCTGGGTCCGACAGCTAAGGGCAGGTCACCTCGATCTCGAACGGCTTGGTCACCGGCGCCATCGGGTTGGCCATGTCGACACCGGTGGCGGTGCCGGAGATCTTGTAGGTCTTGTCGTCCTTATCGACTTTGGCCTCGCCCTGGCCGGAGCCGCTGGCGTAGCCGAGGGTGACGCCGTTGACGTTGCCGAGACCGACCGACACCACGGTCGGCTCGTCGCCGGTGGTCACGACGGCTCCGATGCCTGCGGTGGCGTCGCCGATCGCGATGTTGGTGTTGCCGCCCATGTCGGAGCAGACGACGGTGCCTTTCACCTCCTGGTCGGCGCCGTCGATGGTGACGGTGCTCTTGCCCTCGGCGGCTGCCGCCGACGAGGTCTCTCCGGTGGTCTCGGATTTGTCTGAGCCGCCGCAGCCCGACAGGCCGGCGATGAGGAGGGCTGCGCCGCTGACTGCGACGACGAGTTGACGGTTCATCACGGAGCTCCTTTGCATCGTGTGATTCGCCGAGGTCGGCGGACCATCGAGTGCAGTATTACCGCTGAAACCGCCTCAGCAGGCGATCTTGATCTGAAAGGTTCCTGTTGTTCGAAAGCTCGGGTTGTCGGTCTCGAAGCCGTCGGCGGTGCCCTGGATGTCGTAGGTGCGGTCGGTCATCGTCACGGTCGCCTCGCCGCCGAGACCCTGGTTGTAGCTGCCCGTGAACCCGCCCAGGTCGCGGATACCGACCTGCCGGACCACGAGTTCGTCCTCGCTGGCGATCGTCGCCGAGATGCCGGGAGCTTCGGGATCCTCGGGATCGCGCGTCGTCATCATCAGCAGCGTCCCGGCCGGGTCGCACTGCACGGTGTCGGTGAGCCCCAGGTCGGTGCCGTTGACGCTCACCTGCGCGCTGCCGGCGACCAGCGCGCCGGGCGGCGGGTCGTAGTCGGGCGGCGGAGACGAGCACCCGGCGAGGGCCAGCGCGGTGGCTGCGGCGGCCAGAGTCCAGCGTGTGTGCACAGGGCAGAATCTACGGCGTGCCCGCCCCCTTTTTCACCGTGAACAGTCAACTGCCCGGACAACTCGGCCGCACCGGAACGATCCGAACCCCGCACGGCGACATCCAGACTCCGGCGTTCATCGCGGTGGGCACCCAGGCCACGGTCAAGGCCGTGCTGCCGGAGACGATGAAAGAGATTGGCGCGCAAGCGGTGCTGGCCAACGCCTATCACCTCTATCTGCAGCCCGGCCCGGACATCGTCGACGCGGCGGGCGGTCTCGGGGCGTTCATGAACTGGGACGGGCCGACGTTCACCGACAGCGGTGGGTTCCAGGTGATGTCGCTCGGCGTCGGGTTCAAGAAGGTCCTCGCGATGGACACCAAACGGGTGCAGGCCGACGACATCATCGCCGAGGGTAAGCAGCGCCTGGCCCATGTCGACGACGACGGGGTCACGTTCCGCTCCCACCTGGACGGGTCCAGCCACCGGTTCACCCCGGAGGTGTCGATCGGCATCCAGCACCAACTCGGCGCCGACATCATCTTCGCGTTCGACGAGTTGACCACCCTGGTCAACACTCGCGCCTACCAGGAGCAGTCCGTGCAGCGCACCCACGAGTGGGCGGTCCGGTGCCTGGCCGAGCACCGCCGGCTGTCGGTGGAGCGCTCGCACAAACCGCCGCAGGCGCTGTTCGGGGTGGTGCAGGGCGCCCAGTACGAGGATCTGCGCCGGCGGGCCGCGCGCGGCCTGACCGAGATCGTCGATGCGGACGGCCGGGGCTTCGACGGGTACGGCATCGGCGGGGCGCTGGAAAAGCAGAACCTGGCCACCATCGTCGGGTGGGTGAGCAGCGAACTGCCCGAGGACAAGCCGCGCCACCTGCTCGGGATCAGCGAACCCGACGACCTGTTCGCGGCCGTCGCCGCGGGCGCCGACACGTTCGACTGCGTCTCGCCGTCGCGGGTGGCCCGCAACGCGGCGGTGTATTCGCCGGACGGCCGCTTCAACATCACCGGGTCGCGGTATCGCCGCGACTTCACCCCCATCGACGCCGAATGTGACTGCTACACCTGCGCCAACTACACCCGCGCCTATGTGCATCACCTGTTCAAGGCCAAGGAGATCCTGTCCAAGACGCTGTGCACGATCCACAACGAGCGCTTCATCATCCGGCTGGTCGATCAGATCCGCGAGTCCATCCCGGCGGGCCGGTTCGACGAGCTGCGGGAGTACGTGTTGGGGCGGTACTACGCGAAGAAGTTCTGACGACTGTGGGCCTTGTGTACGCGAACCGGCCGATCCGCGTACACAAGGCCCACAATGGTGACCAGGCACTCTTTAGACGTGTGCACAATAAGAACATGACGACCGCCGCCGACCCGCAGTCGCTGCTGTTGACGATGCTCGACCCCGCCGTCCGCGCGGATCCGTACCCGCTGTACGCGCAGATCCGTGGGCAGGGTCCGCTACAGCTGCCGTCCAACAACCTGACGGTGTTCTCCACCTACGCCGCGTGCGACGAGGTGCTGCGTCACCCGGACGCGGCGAGCGACCGGCTCAAGTCCACCATCGCCCAGCGGGCGATCGCCGAGGGGGCGGAACCCCGGCCGTTCGGCCCGCCGGGATTCCTGTTCCTCGACCCGCCCGACCACACCCGGCTGCGCCGGCTGGTCAGCAAGGCGTTCGTGCCGAAGGTGGTCAAGGCGCTCGAACCGGAGATCGTCGCGCTGGTCGACGGTCTGCTGCGCGACGCCGACGGGACGTTCGACGCGATCGCCGGGCTGGCGTATCCGCTTCCGGTCGCGGTGATCTGCCGGCTGCTCGGGGTCCCGCTCGAGGACGAACCCGAGTTCAGCGCAGCCTCGGCGCTGCTCGCGCAGTCGCTGGACCCGTTCGCGACGGTGACCGGTTCGGCCGGGGACGGTTTCGAGGAGCGGATGCGGGCCGGCCGGTGGCTGCGCGGCTACCTGCGCGACCTGATCGCCCGGCGCCGTCGCGAGCCGGGGGAGGACCTGATGTCCGGGTTGATCCATGTCGAGGAGTCCGGCGACCAGCTCACCGAGGACGAGATCGTCGCGACCTGCAACCTGCTGCTGGTCGCCGGGCACGAGACGACGGTGAACCTGATCGCGAACGCGATCCTGGCCCTGCTGCGCCACGACGGGCAGTGGGCGGCGCTGGCCGCCGACCCGGACCGCGCCGCGCCGGTGATCGAGGAGACGTTGCGCTACGACCCACCCGTGCAGTTGGTGGGCCGGATCGCCGCCGAGGACATGACCATCACGGGGGTCACGGTTCCCAAGGGCGACAACATGATGCTGCTGACCGCGGCCGCACATCGTGACCCCGGCACCGTGCAGCGGCCCGACGAGTTCGACCCGGACCGGGAGACGATCCGCCACCTCGGGTTCGGGAAGGGCCCGCACTTCTGCATCGGCGCACCGCTGGCCCTGCTGGAGGCCGCCGTCGCGCTGACCGCGCTGACGTCGCGCTTCCCGAAGGCCGAGCTGGCCGGTGAACCCGGCTACAAGCCCAACGTCACGCTGCGCGGGATGACGGAGCTTCCGGTCACCCTGGCGTAGCAGCTGCGGTCAGGACGGCGGCCCGCACCGTCGAGCGCAGCCAGCGGTGCCGGCGGTCGTTGTCGTAGGCCGGATGCCACACCATGCGGTAGGTCAGGCGCCGGATCTCCGCGGGGGCATCCAGGACGCGCACGCGGTGGTCGCCCGGCCAGGTCCGGGCGAGGCTCCCGGGAATCGTCGCGACGAGATCGGTCCCGGCCAGGATCGGCGGAACGGCAGAGTGATAGGGCACGGTGACCGCCGCCGACCGGCGATAGCCGCGGCCGTGCAGCGGCAGATCGACGTCGGGCTGCAGACCGTCCGTCACATCGATGACGAGGTGCCGGCACTCGCAATACTCGGCCAGGGTCAGCGCCGGACCGGTCGACGGGTGATCGGCGTCGACCACACAGACGAACTGTTCGGTCACCACGTCGGCCATCGACAGGTCGCTGGGTGCGTACACGCCGAAGAGACCGAGTTCGACGCTGCCCCGGTGCATCTGTTCGGCCATCGAGTCGTAGCGCCAGCTGTGGAAACGCACACTCGACGCCGGGGAGTCGCGCATCAGCGCGGCGCAGATCGCCGGGCCGTAGCTCTGTACGACGAAGTCGGTGCCGGCGAGATGTATCGGCATCGTCGATGTGGACGGGTCGAAATCGTCTGGGGCGACCAGCGCTTCGAGGGCCGGTAGCACGAGGTCGAGTTGTTCGCGCAGCACCTGCGCGCGGGCGGTCAGTCGGTAGCCGTCACGCTCGCGGATGAGCAGGGGGTCGCCGAGCAGTGCCCGAAGTCGTTGCAGCGCACGGCTCGTCGCCGGCTGGCTGAGACCGAGCCGGGCCGCCGCGCGTGAGATGTGGCGCTCCTCGAGGATTACGGCCAACGCTGGGACGAGGTTGAGGTCTGCGCGCAGAGTATGCATCACATGCATACTCGCTAGCATAGGAATGCATGAGCTTTATGGACGGCATTATGCGACCGTCGTGTTGTGGAGCGTGAGGACACCGCCACAACAGGAGGGACGACCACGATGAACATCAGCGGCAACACCATCTTCATCCCGGGATCCACGAGTGGAATCGGTCTGGCGCTGGCCCATGCGCTCGCCGACAAAGGCAACACCGTCATCGTCGGAGGCCGCCGTGCCGAGCTCCTCGACCAGATCGCCGCGCAGCGGCCGGAATTCGGCGCCGTGGTGATCGACACCAGCAATCCGGACAGCATCCGCCGGGCTGCCGACGAAGTCCTCGCGAAGTACCCCGAACTCGACACCGTTGTCGCCATGGCCGGGATCATGAAGATCGAGGACTGGCACCACCCCGGGGGATTTCTCGAATCGGCCGAGTCGGTGGTCACCACCAATGTGCTGGGCCCGATCCGGTTGATCGGGGCGTTCATCGAACATCTGCAGAGCCGTCCGTCGGCCACTGTCATCACGGTGTCCTCGGGACTGGCGTTCGCGCCGCTGAAGGCCACGCCGAGCTACAACGCGTCCAAAGCCGCGATCCACATGCTCACCGAATCGGTCCGCATGCAGCTCGCCGACACCGGTGTGCAGTTCATCGAACTCGAACCGCCCTCGGTGGCCACGGATCTGCTTCCCGGTCAGCGCGAGAGCAGCTTCGCGATGCCGCTCCCCGATTTCGTCGCTGAGGTCATGCAGATCCTGGAATCGCAACCGGAGGCCAAGGAGATCCAGGTGGAGCGGGTGAAGTTCCTACGCTATGCCGAGGCGCGCGGAGAATACGACAAGGTCGTGGCCACGGTCAATTCCGCTGACCCACACGGGAATTGAGGGCAGCACCGTGCACGGATCGATCATCCTCGTCACCGGTGCGTCCAGCGGATTCGGCCGGCTCTGCGCTCAGGCGCTGGCCGCGGCCGGTCACACTGTCTACGCATCGATGCGGGGCACCACCGGGCACAATGCCGCACAGGTCGATTCGATGGCAGAGTACGCCGCCTCGAATAGGGTCGACCTGCGCGCGCTCGAACTCGACGTGCAGTCGGGCGAGTCCGTCGCCACCGCAGTAGGCCGGATCGTCGACGAGCACGGTCACCTCGACGTGGTGCTGCACAACGCCGGCCACATGGTGTACGGCCCGTCGGAGGCGTTCACCGCCGAGCAGCTCGCCGAGCTCTACGACGTCAACGTCCTCGGCGCGCAGCGGGTGAACCGCGCGGTGCTGCCGCACCTGCGCAGGCAGCGGCAGGGCCTGGTGGTGTGGATGTCGAGCAGCAGTGCCGCCGGTGGCACACCGCCGTACCTGGGACCGTACTTCGCCGCCAAGGCGGCGATGGACGCGCTGGCCGTGACCTACGCCCGCGAACTCGCGTTGTGGGGGATCGAGACGTCGATCGTCGTGCCGGGGGCCTTCACCTCGGGGACCAACCACTTCGCCCACGCTGGTCGCCCCGGCGACGCCGAGGTGGCCGACGCCTACGAGAACGGGCCATACTCCGGTTTCACGACCCGGGTGCAGGAGGCGTTCGACGCGATCGTGCCTGCGGACGCCGATCCGGCCACCGTCGCGCAGGCGGTGGTGTCGGTGGTCGACGCCCCCTACGGCGCGCGCCCGTTCCGGGTGCACGTCGACCCGGCACAGGACGGCGCCGACGTCGGGTTCGCGGTCACCGACCGGCTGCGCGCGGAGATGCTGCACCGGACCGGACTGGCGGAGCTGCTGACCGTGTCCCGGCCGGACTAGCGGGTCAGCGCCTCGATGACCTCACGCGCGGCCCGCTCACCGGCCTCGACCGCGCCCTCCATGTAGGCGCTCCACTCGACCGCGGTGTCGGTGGAGGCCCAGTGGATGACGCCGATCGGCTCGGCCAGCGCGTCGCCGTAGGTGGTCCACACCAGCGGGCCACAGTTGGCGTTGTAGCAGCCGCGAGTCCACTGCCGGTCGGCCCACTCGCCGTCGATGTAGTGCAGCGGACGGGCGGCCTTTTCGCCGAAATGGCGGACCAGCTCCGCGGTCAGCGCGGCCCGGCGGTCGGACTCGGTCCAGCGGCCGTGCGTGCGGGCCTGTTCACCTTCGAGGAACAGCAGGATCACGCCGTGGTCGTCGCCCAGGATGCAGGTGTCGTTGGACATCCGGGCCGGGCCGATGTCGGAGATCAGCTGGCCGTTGAGTCCGTCGGCGCGCCAGAACGGTTCGTCGTAGACGAAGAACGCCTTCATCGCCGCCGCGTTCGGCATCCGCTGGGTGAGCTGGTCGCGATGGCCAGGCAGCGGAGGGTCGTACATGATGCGACCGGCCAGGGTCGGCGAGACCGCGACGATCACCCGGCGCCCGCGGGCGGTCAGCCCGCCGCGGCAGTGGACCGTGACGCTGTCGGCGGTGTGCTCGATGAACTGGACGGGGGAGTCGAGCACGATGTGCTCGGACACCAACGCCGCCAACCGTTTCGGGATCTCGGCGGTGCCGCCGACGAACCGGGTGGTCTGTGCGCCACCCTCGGACTCGGCGAACAGCTCGGAGGTGACCCCGCACGTCTGGATCGTGAACAGCAGGTGCAGGAACGACACCTCGACGGTCGGCACGGCCAGGATCCCGACGGTGCAGATCTCCAGCAGGGTGCGCGCCACCGGCGAGAGCCCCTGGGCGTCGTACCAGGCGCCGGCGGTGACCGCGTCCCACTCGGCCGCGTGCGGCGCGCTCCACGGGGTGGCCGGGGGTACCTCGGCGGCCAGTTCGTCGAGGCGGCGCAGCACCTTCTCCAGCTCGACGAGCTCGTCGGCGAAGCGTTCGTGAAACTCGTTGCCGCGCAACACCCCGGTCCCAGCGATCTCGTAGCTGGTCTCGCCGTCGTCGAACTGCGGGTAGGTCTCGACGCCGAGTTCGTCGGCGAGTGCGAACATCCGGTGGTGGGTGTCCCCGATCCACTGCGCGCCGAGCTCCAGCGGCAGTCCGGCGACCTCCTCGGTCAGCACCCGGCCACCCACGCGGGTGTCGGCCTCGAGGAGCAGCGGCGTCAACCCGGCCGCCAGCACCGTACGGGCCGCGATCAGCCCGGAGATACCCGCACCGACGATCAGGACGTCCGCTTCACGAGTTGCCATGACCGACACCCTCTCACGGGTCCGTTACAGCGGGTTGAGGATGCGCTGCAAGAACTGCCGCGTCCGCTCTTCTTTCGGGTCGCCGATGACCTCGGCCGGGGAGCCCTGCTCCAGGATCACGCCGCGGTCGGTGAACAGCACCTGCTCGGAAACCTGTCTCGCGAACTGGATCTCGTGGGTCACCACCACGAGCGTCCAGCCCTGTACGGCCAGGTCCCTGATCACGCCGAGTACCTCGCCGACGAGTTCGGGGTCCAGCGCCGAGGTCGGCTCGTCGAACAGCACCACCTTGGGCTTCAGCGCGAGCGCGCGGGCGATGCCGACGCGCTGCTGCTGGCCCCCCGAGAGCTCGAACGGGTACCGGTCCCGTTTGTCCTTCAGCCCGACCTGGTCGAGCAGTTCGACAGCCTCGGCTTCGGCCTCGGCGCGGGGCCGCTTCTGCGCGACGATCGGCCCCTCGGTCACGTTCTGCAGCACGGTCTTGTGCGGGAACAGGTTGTGCGACTGGAACACGAACCCGCTTTGCGTGCGGTAGCGCTTCAGCTGGTCCTTGGCGACCGGTTGGGAGAAGTCGATCTCGGTGTCGCCGACCTTGATCACGCCGGAGTCGGCGACGTCGAGCGCGTTGAGGGTGCGCAGTAGGGTGGTCTTACCGGAGCCCGATGGCCCGATGATCGCGGTCGCGGTGCCGCGCGGCACGGTGAACGACACGCCCTTGAGAACCTCCAGCGGCCCGAACGATTTTCGGACGTCGGTGGCAACGACGCGGTTCTCGGGCTGGTCGGGAGAGCTCGTCATTTCGCCACATACCTTTCCAGTCGGCGTTCGAATCTCGCCTGCCCGAAGGACAGCACCAGGCAGATCACCCAGTAGTAGACGGCGGCGGTGCCGTACAGCGCGAAGAACTCGAACGTCGGCGCCGCGATGATCTGGGCCTGCCGCAGTAGTTCGGTGACGAGGATCGTCGAGGCCAGCGACGTGTCTTTGACCAGCGAGATCAAGGTGTTCGACAGCGGCGGCACCGCGACGCGGGTGGCCTGCGGCAGGATGATGCGCCGCAGCGTGCCGACGTAGTCAAGCCCTATCGTCTCGGCCGCCTCCCACTGGCCCTTCGGGATGCTCTGGATCGCCGAGCGGATGATCTCGGCCGCGTAGCCACCGACGTTGAGGCTGAACGCGATGACGGCCGCCGGGAACGGGTCGATCTTGACGCCGAACTCGGGCAGCGCGAAGAACACGATGAACAGCTGCACGAGCAGTGGGGTGCCGCGGATCAGCGAGATGTAGAACCGGGCCAGGTTGCTGGCCACGGGGTTCGACGACAGCCGCGCCAGGGCGACGCCGAGCGCGATGACCAGACCGATGACGAAGCTGATGACGGTCAGCGGGATCGTCATCGTCAGCGCCGCCTTGGCCAGCGGCCACAGGTTGTCGAGTACGAGCTTCAGCGCGGAGCGGGGCTGCGCCTGCGGGGTGTCCTGGCCTCCGGATGCGTTGGTCTTGAGGTATTTCTGCGAGATCTCCGCGAGCGTGCCGTCGGCCTTGAGTTCCTCGACGGCCGTGTTCAGGTCAGGCAGCAGACCGGAATCCTTCCGGGCGGCGAAACCCTGTTCGCTCTTCTCGCCGGTGGTGCCGGAGATCTTCACCGCGGTGTCGTTGGTCTCGGCGAGGTAGGCATAGATCGACAGGCTGTCGTTGACCACGACGTCGACGCGGCCCTGGCTCAGCAGCGCCATCGCCTGCGTCAGTCCTTCCACCGCCTCGATCTGTGCACCGGCGTCGCGGGCCACCTGCGCCCAGTTGCTGGTGGTGCTCTGGGCCGCCCGCTTGCCTTTCAGGTCGGCCAGCGAGGTGATCGAGTCGTCGTCGGCACGCGTGACGATGACGCCCTCACCGATCGAGTACGGCTCGGAGAGGTCGTATTTCTGTTGGCGTTCACCGGTGATGGTCACCTGGTTGGCGACGACGTCGAACCGGTTGGCCTCCAGCGCGGCGAAGATCGAATCCCACGGGGTTTCGACGAATTCGACGTTCACGCCCAGCTTCTCGCCGACCGCGCGGGCGACGTCGACGTCGTATCCGGTGAGCGCACCGGTGGCCGGGTCGTGGTAGCTGAACGGGGCGTAGACGCCCTCGGTGCCGACGCGCAGCACGCCGCTGTCCTTCACCGAGTTTCCGGACTCTGACGAGCCGCACGAGGTCAGCAGCACGGCGAGTGCGAGGAGCACCGCCGGCAGGAGTCTTCGGAAGTGGTGCATCGCCGGACGGTAACAAGCTCAGCGGTCCGGCCCAAGGGTTCTGCTCAACCCGGTTGGTAGATCCATGGGGTCCGGGGCAGCCGCGCCGGGTCGAACTCGGCGAGCATGCCCTCGACGGTGTGGGCCGCATATCCCAACGAATCGGCAATCTGGGCCAGCGCCTCGGGCACGCCGATCTCGGCGAGCGTGACCGCACCGTCGCGTTTGGCCAGCCGGACACCGTCGGCGTTGAGCACCAGCGGCACGTGCGCGTACACCGGCTCGGGGTGGCCCAGCAGGCGTGCCAGGTAGGCCTGGCGCGGCGACGACGACAGCAGGTCGTCGCCGCGCACCACCTGATCGACTCCCGAGGCGGCGTCGTCGACGACGACGGCCAGGTTGTACGCGGGCACCCCGTCCCCGCGCCGGACCACGAAGTCGTCGACCAGACCGGTGTAGTCGCCGTGCAGCACGTCGTGCACGGTGTAGGCGGTGACGTCGGTGCGCAGCCGCAGCGCCGGCGGGCGGCCGGTCTCCTCGCGGCGCCGGTCACGCTCGGCGTCGGTCAGGTTCCGGCACGTCCCCGGGTAGGCGCCCTCGGGTGCGTGTGGCGCCCGCGGAGCCTGTGCGATATCCCTTCTGGTGCAGAAGCATTCGAACAGCAGGCCGCGCTCGTTGAGGGTGTCGACGACGGCGTCGTAACGGTGCGGATGATCGGTCTGGCGGGTGGCGTCCTCGTCCCAGGTGAGGCCCAGCGCGGCCAGGTCGGCGAGCTGGCGCTCGGCGATGTCGGGGAATGTGCGGTCGTCGAGGTCCTCGACGCGCATCAGGAACCGCCTGCCCGTGGACCGGGCGAACAACCAGGCCAGCACGGCGGTGCGCAGATTGCCGATATGCAGATCCGCCGACGGGCTGGGCGCGAACCTGCCTGCGCCGGATGAGCTCGTCACGGGTTCTCCTGTGTCAGATCGCAGCCGTCACACGGCCTGGCTCTGCAGCGCGACCGATGCGGCGGCCACCGATGGCGCGACCCCGACACCGTGGCCCTGGGCGGTGACAGCCAGCCGTGTCCGGTCACCGCGGAACAGATCGCGGGAGAACTCGCAGGGCCGGTCGTGTTGGTCGAACGCGACCCGGGTGATCAGCAGCAGCGCCGAGTTCGGTTTGATACCGAGCAGATTGGCTTCTTCGGGCGTCGCGTTCACC carries:
- a CDS encoding DUF732 domain-containing protein; protein product: MKSLVKVLLSSAIPVAALLAAPSAHADTVAYLVNVHVRPGYNFPNAEAAIGYGNTVCERVAAQMSYAELVDQVKADFHTTDYYQAGYLINQAVNELCPAQIWQLRQSAAGYTGA
- a CDS encoding lipoprotein LpqH: MNRQLVVAVSGAALLIAGLSGCGGSDKSETTGETSSAAAAEGKSTVTIDGADQEVKGTVVCSDMGGNTNIAIGDATAGIGAVVTTGDEPTVVSVGLGNVNGVTLGYASGSGQGEAKVDKDDKTYKISGTATGVDMANPMAPVTKPFEIEVTCP
- a CDS encoding lipoprotein LpqH is translated as MHTRWTLAAAATALALAGCSSPPPDYDPPPGALVAGSAQVSVNGTDLGLTDTVQCDPAGTLLMMTTRDPEDPEAPGISATIASEDELVVRQVGIRDLGGFTGSYNQGLGGEATVTMTDRTYDIQGTADGFETDNPSFRTTGTFQIKIAC
- the tgt gene encoding tRNA guanosine(34) transglycosylase Tgt, with the protein product MPAPFFTVNSQLPGQLGRTGTIRTPHGDIQTPAFIAVGTQATVKAVLPETMKEIGAQAVLANAYHLYLQPGPDIVDAAGGLGAFMNWDGPTFTDSGGFQVMSLGVGFKKVLAMDTKRVQADDIIAEGKQRLAHVDDDGVTFRSHLDGSSHRFTPEVSIGIQHQLGADIIFAFDELTTLVNTRAYQEQSVQRTHEWAVRCLAEHRRLSVERSHKPPQALFGVVQGAQYEDLRRRAARGLTEIVDADGRGFDGYGIGGALEKQNLATIVGWVSSELPEDKPRHLLGISEPDDLFAAVAAGADTFDCVSPSRVARNAAVYSPDGRFNITGSRYRRDFTPIDAECDCYTCANYTRAYVHHLFKAKEILSKTLCTIHNERFIIRLVDQIRESIPAGRFDELREYVLGRYYAKKF
- a CDS encoding cytochrome P450 is translated as MTTAADPQSLLLTMLDPAVRADPYPLYAQIRGQGPLQLPSNNLTVFSTYAACDEVLRHPDAASDRLKSTIAQRAIAEGAEPRPFGPPGFLFLDPPDHTRLRRLVSKAFVPKVVKALEPEIVALVDGLLRDADGTFDAIAGLAYPLPVAVICRLLGVPLEDEPEFSAASALLAQSLDPFATVTGSAGDGFEERMRAGRWLRGYLRDLIARRRREPGEDLMSGLIHVEESGDQLTEDEIVATCNLLLVAGHETTVNLIANAILALLRHDGQWAALAADPDRAAPVIEETLRYDPPVQLVGRIAAEDMTITGVTVPKGDNMMLLTAAAHRDPGTVQRPDEFDPDRETIRHLGFGKGPHFCIGAPLALLEAAVALTALTSRFPKAELAGEPGYKPNVTLRGMTELPVTLA
- a CDS encoding LysR family transcriptional regulator: MHVMHTLRADLNLVPALAVILEERHISRAAARLGLSQPATSRALQRLRALLGDPLLIRERDGYRLTARAQVLREQLDLVLPALEALVAPDDFDPSTSTMPIHLAGTDFVVQSYGPAICAALMRDSPASSVRFHSWRYDSMAEQMHRGSVELGLFGVYAPSDLSMADVVTEQFVCVVDADHPSTGPALTLAEYCECRHLVIDVTDGLQPDVDLPLHGRGYRRSAAVTVPYHSAVPPILAGTDLVATIPGSLARTWPGDHRVRVLDAPAEIRRLTYRMVWHPAYDNDRRHRWLRSTVRAAVLTAAATPG
- a CDS encoding SDR family oxidoreductase, with amino-acid sequence MNISGNTIFIPGSTSGIGLALAHALADKGNTVIVGGRRAELLDQIAAQRPEFGAVVIDTSNPDSIRRAADEVLAKYPELDTVVAMAGIMKIEDWHHPGGFLESAESVVTTNVLGPIRLIGAFIEHLQSRPSATVITVSSGLAFAPLKATPSYNASKAAIHMLTESVRMQLADTGVQFIELEPPSVATDLLPGQRESSFAMPLPDFVAEVMQILESQPEAKEIQVERVKFLRYAEARGEYDKVVATVNSADPHGN
- a CDS encoding SDR family oxidoreductase; this encodes MHGSIILVTGASSGFGRLCAQALAAAGHTVYASMRGTTGHNAAQVDSMAEYAASNRVDLRALELDVQSGESVATAVGRIVDEHGHLDVVLHNAGHMVYGPSEAFTAEQLAELYDVNVLGAQRVNRAVLPHLRRQRQGLVVWMSSSSAAGGTPPYLGPYFAAKAAMDALAVTYARELALWGIETSIVVPGAFTSGTNHFAHAGRPGDAEVADAYENGPYSGFTTRVQEAFDAIVPADADPATVAQAVVSVVDAPYGARPFRVHVDPAQDGADVGFAVTDRLRAEMLHRTGLAELLTVSRPD
- a CDS encoding flavin monoamine oxidase family protein; translation: MATREADVLIVGAGISGLIAARTVLAAGLTPLLLEADTRVGGRVLTEEVAGLPLELGAQWIGDTHHRMFALADELGVETYPQFDDGETSYEIAGTGVLRGNEFHERFADELVELEKVLRRLDELAAEVPPATPWSAPHAAEWDAVTAGAWYDAQGLSPVARTLLEICTVGILAVPTVEVSFLHLLFTIQTCGVTSELFAESEGGAQTTRFVGGTAEIPKRLAALVSEHIVLDSPVQFIEHTADSVTVHCRGGLTARGRRVIVAVSPTLAGRIMYDPPLPGHRDQLTQRMPNAAAMKAFFVYDEPFWRADGLNGQLISDIGPARMSNDTCILGDDHGVILLFLEGEQARTHGRWTESDRRAALTAELVRHFGEKAARPLHYIDGEWADRQWTRGCYNANCGPLVWTTYGDALAEPIGVIHWASTDTAVEWSAYMEGAVEAGERAAREVIEALTR
- a CDS encoding amino acid ABC transporter ATP-binding protein yields the protein MTSSPDQPENRVVATDVRKSFGPLEVLKGVSFTVPRGTATAIIGPSGSGKTTLLRTLNALDVADSGVIKVGDTEIDFSQPVAKDQLKRYRTQSGFVFQSHNLFPHKTVLQNVTEGPIVAQKRPRAEAEAEAVELLDQVGLKDKRDRYPFELSGGQQQRVGIARALALKPKVVLFDEPTSALDPELVGEVLGVIRDLAVQGWTLVVVTHEIQFARQVSEQVLFTDRGVILEQGSPAEVIGDPKEERTRQFLQRILNPL
- a CDS encoding ABC transporter permease subunit (The N-terminal region of this protein, as described by TIGR01726, is a three transmembrane segment that identifies a subfamily of ABC transporter permease subunits, which specificities that include histidine, arginine, glutamine, glutamate, L-cystine (sic), the opines (in Agrobacterium) octopine and nopaline, etc.), yielding MHHFRRLLPAVLLALAVLLTSCGSSESGNSVKDSGVLRVGTEGVYAPFSYHDPATGALTGYDVDVARAVGEKLGVNVEFVETPWDSIFAALEANRFDVVANQVTITGERQQKYDLSEPYSIGEGVIVTRADDDSITSLADLKGKRAAQSTTSNWAQVARDAGAQIEAVEGLTQAMALLSQGRVDVVVNDSLSIYAYLAETNDTAVKISGTTGEKSEQGFAARKDSGLLPDLNTAVEELKADGTLAEISQKYLKTNASGGQDTPQAQPRSALKLVLDNLWPLAKAALTMTIPLTVISFVIGLVIALGVALARLSSNPVASNLARFYISLIRGTPLLVQLFIVFFALPEFGVKIDPFPAAVIAFSLNVGGYAAEIIRSAIQSIPKGQWEAAETIGLDYVGTLRRIILPQATRVAVPPLSNTLISLVKDTSLASTILVTELLRQAQIIAAPTFEFFALYGTAAVYYWVICLVLSFGQARFERRLERYVAK